A genomic region of Candidatus Eremiobacteraceae bacterium contains the following coding sequences:
- a CDS encoding HD domain-containing phosphohydrolase gives MSVQPIRANIAQDYSHALRPGQIIPALLLACAAGGIVWALPLAPHNAIGFAALIATTIALDVLAADAVRAGRRVIGPALIITIAAFVLYGAPAAILVGAVRGITRALVPASLTRVEGACVASMGVIGPMLASASAAALPLMIAHPSPWISIAVYVACAFIIEVGAESLVLGRLSRPSILRALERNVGWSAVNYALYGALGAWLGTALAAGRWADLLFVGIPLAIVRQTTDMSGGEERYVGTIEHENSVLFDRIGQLDRMNGDLIEALSMAIDARDPHQTGHSGRVAQISAAIGVALGLAGERLENLRRAALLHDVGTLALSGHVTDKPGPLSPQERRYVQMHSDLGARFVAKWRDCRDMAQIIEQHHERLDGSGYPRGLSGDAIVLEARIVAVAESYVALTSPRQHRVALTHAEALDELRGGVETLYDPNVIEALAQVAETRTADVLPITRLRKP, from the coding sequence ATGTCCGTCCAGCCCATCCGCGCCAACATCGCGCAAGACTATTCGCACGCGCTGCGCCCCGGCCAGATCATCCCGGCGCTGCTCCTTGCATGCGCGGCGGGGGGTATCGTTTGGGCTTTGCCGCTCGCGCCCCACAATGCGATCGGCTTCGCCGCGCTCATCGCCACGACGATCGCGCTCGACGTGCTAGCCGCCGATGCGGTCCGCGCCGGCCGCCGCGTCATCGGGCCTGCTCTTATCATCACGATCGCGGCGTTCGTGCTCTACGGCGCGCCGGCCGCGATCCTTGTCGGCGCAGTCCGCGGCATCACGCGCGCGCTCGTACCGGCGTCGTTGACGCGGGTCGAGGGCGCGTGCGTCGCTTCAATGGGCGTCATCGGGCCGATGCTCGCGAGCGCATCGGCGGCTGCTCTGCCGTTGATGATCGCGCACCCGTCGCCGTGGATCAGCATCGCGGTTTACGTCGCGTGCGCGTTTATCATCGAAGTCGGCGCTGAAAGTCTCGTGCTCGGCCGCCTGTCTCGCCCGTCGATCTTGCGCGCGCTCGAGCGCAACGTCGGTTGGTCGGCCGTCAACTACGCGCTGTACGGCGCGCTTGGTGCATGGCTTGGAACCGCGCTCGCAGCCGGCCGCTGGGCCGATCTGCTGTTCGTCGGCATCCCGCTCGCCATCGTTCGGCAGACCACCGACATGTCGGGCGGCGAAGAACGCTACGTCGGCACGATCGAACATGAGAACTCGGTGCTCTTCGACCGGATCGGCCAACTCGATCGCATGAACGGCGATCTTATCGAAGCTCTTTCGATGGCGATCGATGCGCGCGACCCGCACCAGACCGGGCACAGCGGACGCGTGGCGCAAATATCGGCTGCCATCGGCGTCGCACTCGGTCTCGCCGGCGAACGATTGGAGAATCTGCGCCGAGCGGCGCTGCTTCACGACGTCGGCACACTCGCGCTTTCCGGGCACGTCACGGATAAGCCCGGTCCGCTCTCGCCGCAAGAACGCCGTTACGTCCAGATGCACAGCGACCTCGGCGCTCGCTTCGTCGCCAAATGGCGCGACTGCCGCGACATGGCGCAGATCATCGAACAGCATCACGAGCGGCTGGACGGCAGCGGTTACCCGCGCGGCCTCTCCGGCGACGCCATCGTATTGGAGGCGCGGATCGTCGCGGTCGCAGAGAGCTACGTCGCGTTGACGTCGCCGCGCCAGCACCGCGTCGCTTTGACGCACGCCGAAGCGCTGGATGAGCTCCGTGGCGGCGTAGAAACGCTGTACGATCCGAACGTCATCGAGGCGCTGGCGCAAGTCGCCGAGACAAGAACGGCAGACGTCCTGCCGATCACTCGCCTCCGCAAACCTTAG
- a CDS encoding ATP-binding cassette domain-containing protein, with the protein MALPDRLTPVLEVSGLHAGYGMRDVVSGIDLRLFAGTVVSIIGAAGSGKSAVLLALAGALRPHKGSITFADRAVRRIPVFDSVRRGIVLVPQGRAIFGSLTVRENLEIGAWVRRDRWSIASEVDAFLERFPKLGTAAAQPAWKLDAGDGQILAIARALMSKPQLLMLDEPSAELDAADITHVLRVIRQVCVEDMPVLLAERPAPFAVQLADYAYLLEGGRIVREGPAREFTL; encoded by the coding sequence ATGGCGCTGCCTGATCGCCTCACGCCGGTGCTCGAAGTCAGCGGACTGCACGCGGGCTACGGCATGCGCGACGTCGTGAGCGGCATCGATCTTCGGCTCTTCGCAGGCACGGTCGTGTCCATCATCGGAGCGGCGGGGTCCGGGAAATCGGCGGTGCTCTTGGCGCTCGCCGGAGCACTGCGGCCGCACAAGGGCTCGATAACCTTCGCCGACCGCGCCGTGCGCCGGATCCCCGTGTTCGATTCTGTTCGGCGCGGCATCGTGCTCGTGCCGCAGGGTCGAGCGATCTTCGGTTCGCTGACGGTGCGCGAAAATCTGGAGATCGGCGCGTGGGTTCGCCGCGACCGCTGGTCGATCGCATCCGAAGTCGATGCGTTCTTGGAGCGATTTCCCAAGCTCGGAACGGCCGCCGCGCAGCCGGCTTGGAAGCTCGATGCGGGCGATGGACAGATTCTCGCGATCGCGCGCGCGCTGATGAGCAAGCCCCAGCTGCTGATGCTCGATGAGCCGTCCGCCGAGCTCGACGCGGCGGATATCACCCATGTACTGCGCGTGATCAGGCAAGTCTGCGTCGAGGACATGCCGGTGCTCTTGGCCGAACGCCCGGCGCCATTCGCCGTGCAGCTCGCAGATTACGCGTATCTGTTGGAAGGCGGGCGAATCGTGCGCGAAGGCCCCGCGCGCGAGTTCACACTATGA
- a CDS encoding AMP-binding protein has translation MTDFNRMTIGEVLNRQAERYAERAAVSYADRDVRWTYRDFIRRTDRVANGLMTLGIRKGEHIAIWAPNVPEWLLVQYAAAKIGAILVTVSTTSTATELDRLLRHSEATTLFMAPSHRGLDFVATLRELLPDLDDAPVGHATFEKYPRLKRLLVIGKQRLPGMLRFDDLFDLAAQAQEGELRRRESALDNFDVINVQYTSGTTGVPKGVMLTHRGMLQNAFALTLCQKMTQNDRLCIPVPFFHCFGCSSASIGAVVRGACMVPVEVFEPATVLATVMNERCTALYGTPTMFTAMLSHPQFADFDLTSLRTGIMAGAPCPVQLVSDVIERMGARDFTVAYGLTESSPGVTQTRTDDPAEKRRTTVGRPLPGMQVRIADPESGDDVPAGKSGEVLSRGHSTMKGYLKDPSATAQVIDEAGWLHTGDLGSIDADGYVKIVGRLKDTIIRGGESIFPAEVEAFLRTNPKIRDVAVVGVPSMMYGEDVCAAVVLAVGTSITEPELAAFCENRIAREKIPSLLMVLKELPLTGSGKVRKTDLRAMAIERFNRQADADIATA, from the coding sequence ATGACCGACTTCAACCGCATGACGATCGGCGAAGTCCTCAACCGGCAAGCCGAACGCTATGCGGAGCGAGCCGCGGTGTCGTACGCGGACCGCGACGTGCGCTGGACGTATCGCGACTTCATCCGCCGCACGGATCGTGTCGCAAACGGTCTCATGACGCTCGGCATCCGCAAGGGCGAACACATCGCTATCTGGGCGCCGAATGTGCCGGAGTGGCTGCTCGTGCAGTACGCCGCCGCAAAGATCGGCGCGATCCTCGTCACCGTCAGCACCACAAGCACCGCCACCGAGCTGGATCGCTTGCTCCGCCACAGCGAAGCGACGACGCTCTTCATGGCGCCGAGCCATCGGGGGCTGGATTTTGTCGCGACGCTGCGCGAACTTCTACCCGATCTCGACGACGCGCCCGTCGGCCACGCCACGTTCGAGAAATATCCGCGCCTGAAGCGTCTGCTCGTGATCGGAAAGCAGCGCCTCCCGGGCATGCTTCGATTCGACGACCTCTTCGATCTCGCGGCACAGGCGCAAGAAGGCGAGCTGCGCAGGCGCGAGTCGGCGCTGGATAACTTCGACGTCATCAACGTCCAATACACAAGCGGAACGACCGGAGTTCCAAAAGGCGTGATGCTCACGCATCGCGGCATGCTGCAGAACGCGTTCGCTCTCACGCTCTGTCAGAAGATGACGCAGAACGATCGGCTGTGCATCCCGGTTCCGTTCTTCCATTGTTTCGGCTGCAGCAGCGCAAGCATCGGAGCGGTCGTGCGCGGCGCATGCATGGTGCCGGTCGAGGTCTTCGAACCGGCGACGGTGCTCGCGACGGTGATGAACGAGCGGTGCACGGCGCTCTATGGCACGCCGACCATGTTCACTGCTATGCTTTCGCATCCGCAGTTCGCCGACTTCGACTTGACGAGCTTGCGGACGGGCATCATGGCCGGCGCGCCGTGCCCTGTGCAATTGGTGTCAGACGTCATCGAGCGCATGGGAGCGCGCGACTTCACCGTTGCATACGGCCTGACGGAGTCGTCACCCGGCGTGACGCAGACGCGCACGGATGATCCGGCGGAAAAGCGGCGCACGACGGTCGGACGGCCGCTGCCCGGCATGCAGGTGCGTATCGCCGACCCGGAATCCGGCGACGACGTGCCGGCGGGTAAGTCCGGTGAAGTGCTGTCGCGGGGTCACAGCACGATGAAAGGGTATCTCAAAGACCCGAGCGCCACGGCGCAGGTCATCGACGAGGCAGGCTGGCTGCACACGGGCGATCTTGGTTCGATCGACGCCGACGGCTACGTCAAGATCGTCGGCCGGCTCAAAGACACGATCATCCGCGGCGGTGAGAGCATCTTTCCGGCCGAAGTCGAGGCGTTCTTGCGGACAAATCCAAAGATCCGCGACGTCGCTGTGGTCGGTGTGCCGAGCATGATGTACGGCGAAGATGTGTGCGCTGCGGTCGTGCTTGCCGTAGGCACGTCGATCACAGAGCCGGAACTCGCAGCGTTCTGCGAAAACCGGATCGCGCGCGAGAAAATCCCGTCGCTTCTGATGGTGCTAAAGGAACTGCCGCTGACTGGGAGCGGGAAGGTGCGAAAGACCGATCTTCGCGCGATGGCGATCGAGCGCTTCAACCGCCAGGCCGACGCCGACATCGCGACGGCATGA
- a CDS encoding glutamate-1-semialdehyde 2,1-aminomutase: MTQTTFSATATRVASEASDFARARRSMAGGVSSPVRAGTAVGGAPPVIARARGSRIFDAEDREYIDYLCAYGPVLLGHADERIAAAVDRACRQGAVLGGTHSEEIRLAERLGEAMPSMQRVRFVSTGTEACASAVRVARAFTGRLKIVRFAGNYHGHSDAMIFNAGAASNSRADARAGITQGVAGDVIALPYDDLQTLGAALSREGDRVAAVILEPVVGNMGLVLPSDGYLSGVRSLATRHGALLIFDEVITGFRLGLGGAQELFGVKPDVTCVGKVLGGGLPIAAFGGRADVMAVLAPDGHVFQGGTFSGNPVCVAAAHALLDAIESDPLFYNRLSAKGSRLARGARHALADAGLDFPVVQLGSIVDFMFRHGGAHRTFDEAKQADARSYARYYWAMLERGVFLPPSQMEVMFLTAAHSDEDIDRTVDAMRNALLALAEGADASRP, translated from the coding sequence ATGACTCAGACGACGTTTTCTGCGACGGCGACGCGGGTCGCCTCCGAAGCCTCGGACTTCGCGCGAGCCCGACGTTCGATGGCAGGCGGCGTGTCTTCGCCGGTGCGAGCGGGAACGGCGGTCGGCGGCGCGCCGCCCGTCATCGCGCGCGCGCGCGGCAGCCGCATCTTCGACGCCGAGGATCGCGAGTACATCGACTACTTGTGCGCCTACGGCCCGGTTCTTCTCGGGCACGCCGACGAACGGATAGCAGCCGCTGTCGATCGCGCCTGCAGACAAGGCGCGGTCCTGGGCGGCACGCATTCGGAAGAGATCAGGCTAGCCGAACGGCTCGGAGAAGCGATGCCGTCGATGCAGCGCGTGCGGTTCGTCTCCACGGGAACCGAGGCGTGCGCGAGCGCCGTTCGCGTCGCGCGCGCATTCACCGGGCGGCTGAAAATCGTGCGCTTTGCCGGCAACTATCATGGCCACTCCGACGCGATGATCTTCAACGCCGGGGCGGCGTCTAATTCGCGCGCCGATGCGCGCGCGGGTATCACCCAAGGCGTGGCAGGCGACGTGATCGCTCTGCCCTACGACGATCTTCAGACGTTGGGCGCCGCGCTTTCGCGCGAAGGCGACCGCGTCGCAGCCGTCATTCTCGAGCCGGTGGTGGGCAACATGGGGCTCGTGCTGCCCAGCGACGGTTATCTTTCGGGCGTTCGCTCTCTCGCGACGCGCCACGGTGCGCTCTTGATCTTCGATGAGGTCATCACGGGTTTCCGACTCGGGCTCGGCGGCGCGCAAGAGCTCTTCGGCGTCAAGCCCGACGTCACGTGCGTCGGCAAAGTCCTTGGCGGAGGGTTGCCGATCGCGGCATTCGGCGGGCGCGCCGACGTCATGGCGGTGCTGGCGCCTGATGGTCACGTGTTCCAAGGGGGAACCTTCTCCGGCAACCCCGTGTGCGTCGCGGCCGCGCATGCGCTGTTGGATGCGATCGAAAGCGATCCGCTTTTCTATAACCGCTTGAGCGCGAAAGGAAGCCGCCTCGCGCGCGGTGCGCGCCATGCGCTTGCGGATGCCGGACTTGATTTCCCGGTAGTGCAGCTCGGATCGATCGTCGATTTCATGTTCCGCCATGGCGGCGCGCACCGCACGTTCGACGAAGCTAAGCAGGCGGATGCTCGAAGCTACGCGCGCTACTACTGGGCGATGCTGGAGCGCGGCGTCTTCCTTCCTCCATCGCAGATGGAAGTGATGTTCCTGACCGCGGCGCACAGCGATGAAGATATCGACCGAACGGTTGATGCGATGCGTAACGCTTTGCTCGCACTGGCTGAAGGGGCCGACGCGAGTCGGCCCTAG
- a CDS encoding type II secretion system protein, protein MKHRRSSQSGRAFTLIELLFAMTILGIVLGLTVAEFTAAIQNFRFQDAHLDAETQGRIAMARINDATKMATPDIEDNPCSQSNTCSVIPAAGALQNTTDGNTAVSFYVVTSDAGTSGHLSKTMPVNGAHEPIPVYNVETIFYNPPNLLQECTETLAQYNSEPNPLTVPCQNSTTGTQTLIHNVDGAANVPFGVTPLGCNVTDTTCSDKVLGLQIDISVVNQATQVVGNTGSATSGGVAEHAYVSNEIYFSSWKAFH, encoded by the coding sequence ATGAAGCACAGACGGAGCTCGCAGTCCGGGCGCGCGTTCACTCTCATCGAGTTGTTGTTCGCGATGACGATCCTCGGGATCGTGCTCGGACTGACGGTGGCAGAATTCACCGCCGCCATCCAGAACTTCCGGTTCCAAGATGCGCACCTCGACGCGGAGACGCAAGGCCGCATCGCGATGGCGCGCATCAACGATGCCACGAAGATGGCCACGCCGGACATCGAAGATAACCCGTGTTCGCAAAGCAACACGTGCTCGGTTATTCCAGCGGCCGGGGCGCTGCAGAACACGACGGACGGCAACACGGCCGTCTCCTTTTACGTCGTGACAAGCGACGCCGGCACGTCCGGTCACTTGAGCAAGACGATGCCGGTGAACGGGGCCCACGAACCTATCCCGGTGTATAATGTCGAGACCATATTCTACAATCCGCCGAACCTGCTGCAAGAGTGCACGGAAACGCTTGCGCAATACAACTCCGAGCCGAATCCGTTGACGGTGCCGTGCCAAAACTCCACCACCGGAACCCAGACGCTCATCCACAACGTGGACGGCGCGGCCAACGTTCCGTTCGGCGTCACGCCGCTCGGCTGCAACGTGACGGACACGACTTGCTCGGACAAAGTTTTGGGGCTGCAGATCGATATCTCGGTCGTGAACCAGGCGACTCAGGTGGTCGGCAATACGGGATCCGCGACAAGCGGCGGTGTCGCCGAACACGCATACGTCTCGAACGAGATCTACTTTTCGTCTTGGAAGGCGTTTCACTAA
- a CDS encoding prepilin-type N-terminal cleavage/methylation domain-containing protein, protein MRQRGMTLLEVLVAVTLLTLVFLLVSQDMIATVGAQSQAGSNSVAVSEANYLLSTVQNDSGNFWNYSNWSNYAPAASCGTFPVMNGSYVKPPPNGPDTNNWQALPSGCGNNNLEFMWAATQSPTDTNAANIQIWVKTGTSPNSQVYELTGLNANQPSGLNYGTAPPISPLPTATPTPTPSGTPKPSPSPTAKPTPTPSGTPKPSPSPTVKPSPTPTPSPTFGT, encoded by the coding sequence ATGAGACAGCGTGGTATGACGCTCCTGGAAGTGTTGGTAGCGGTGACGCTGCTGACGCTTGTGTTTCTGCTCGTCTCCCAAGACATGATCGCGACGGTCGGCGCGCAGTCGCAAGCCGGCTCGAATTCCGTCGCCGTCTCGGAAGCGAACTATCTGCTCTCAACGGTTCAGAACGATTCGGGAAATTTCTGGAACTACTCGAACTGGTCGAACTACGCGCCCGCGGCTTCGTGCGGCACGTTCCCGGTGATGAACGGCTCGTACGTCAAGCCGCCGCCGAACGGACCGGACACGAATAACTGGCAAGCGCTGCCGTCCGGGTGCGGCAACAATAATTTGGAGTTCATGTGGGCGGCAACGCAATCGCCCACCGACACGAACGCCGCAAACATCCAGATCTGGGTCAAGACCGGAACTTCGCCGAATTCGCAAGTGTACGAATTGACCGGCCTCAACGCGAATCAGCCGTCCGGCCTGAACTACGGCACCGCGCCGCCGATCTCACCGCTGCCCACCGCGACACCCACGCCCACGCCGTCGGGAACGCCGAAACCGTCGCCGTCGCCGACAGCGAAGCCGACGCCCACGCCGTCGGGAACGCCGAAGCCGTCGCCGTCACCCACGGTCAAGCCGTCGCCCACGCCCACGCCTTCGCCGACCTTCGGAACATAG
- a CDS encoding type IV pilus twitching motility protein PilT: MTAVSGAAAFPLSLGELLMKMYEDKASDLHIVVGCPPMVRRGGQLEALMDQVLTPEDTHQLLTSILNDDQLDVLESKRQLDFAYSMIDLARFRVNFSYERGALAGVFRLIPTDPPHLEETNFPDILAEVTGRPRGLVLVTGPTGSGKSTTLAAMLDFINRHRRSKIVTIEDPVEFMHKSQKSIITQREIGRDTLSAADALRAMLRQDPDVVLIGEMRDLETIALALTAAETGHLVFATLHTTSAPEAVTRIIDVFPPDQQEQVRIMLSTVLEAVFSQTLVPRADGNGRVAALEILIGTPGIRNLIRENKIQQMISAMQTGQNLGMQTLEKDLANLVKSGVITLEAAMAKASNPAEVKRVIGVGN, from the coding sequence ATGACGGCAGTGAGCGGTGCGGCGGCGTTCCCGCTGAGCCTTGGCGAATTGTTGATGAAGATGTACGAGGACAAAGCCTCGGACTTGCACATCGTCGTTGGTTGCCCACCGATGGTTCGACGCGGCGGCCAGCTCGAAGCTCTGATGGATCAAGTGCTCACGCCCGAAGATACGCACCAGTTATTGACGTCGATCTTGAACGACGACCAGCTGGATGTGCTCGAGTCTAAGCGCCAGCTCGACTTCGCCTACTCCATGATCGACCTGGCGCGTTTCCGCGTCAACTTCAGCTACGAGCGCGGCGCGCTCGCGGGCGTCTTCAGACTGATCCCGACCGACCCGCCGCACCTCGAAGAGACGAACTTCCCGGATATCCTCGCGGAAGTCACCGGACGGCCGCGCGGCCTCGTGCTCGTCACGGGACCGACGGGCTCCGGAAAATCGACGACGCTCGCCGCGATGTTGGACTTCATCAACCGCCACCGACGTTCGAAGATCGTGACGATCGAAGACCCGGTCGAATTCATGCACAAGAGCCAGAAGTCGATCATCACGCAACGCGAGATCGGCCGCGACACGCTCTCCGCAGCAGACGCGCTGCGCGCGATGCTGCGCCAAGATCCGGACGTCGTGCTCATCGGCGAGATGCGCGACCTCGAAACCATCGCGCTCGCGTTGACCGCGGCTGAGACCGGCCACCTCGTCTTCGCGACGCTGCACACGACGAGCGCGCCCGAGGCCGTGACCCGCATCATCGACGTCTTCCCGCCGGATCAGCAAGAGCAGGTCAGGATAATGTTGTCGACCGTGCTCGAAGCCGTCTTCTCACAGACGCTCGTGCCGCGAGCAGACGGCAACGGCCGCGTCGCCGCGCTCGAGATCCTCATCGGAACGCCGGGCATCCGGAATCTCATCCGCGAGAACAAGATCCAGCAGATGATCAGCGCGATGCAGACCGGTCAGAACCTCGGCATGCAGACGCTGGAGAAAGATCTGGCGAATCTCGTGAAGTCCGGCGTGATCACGCTCGAAGCTGCCATGGCAAAAGCGTCGAATCCGGCCGAAGTGAAGCGCGTGATCGGGGTCGGGAACTAA
- a CDS encoding site-2 protease family protein, which produces MSERSYRLGSIAGIEIRVHASALFLFGALTCAISYGLLPRVAPQTTPGQALAVGLLFTALLFGSVLAHELGHAIVAQRRGKAVACVTMTLLSATARIAHTDDRPADDIAIGAAGPAVSTALAIVFGLGAYGLTKAGGPAGDLLGYLALANGLLGGFNWLPGLPMDGGRVVRGLLWRLSGNAVKATRQAAMAGKAIAILLGAIGCWVALIQDPAIGIWACATAWFLGGLADGQYKTMIVRIALDGLLVRDLYAKDVEVLQTTATVEQAAAALRAAAPSRSLPVLFGERPAGCVGDEEVATVPLDRASGTSITAVMTRVADLATVAPDDDAMALLPALAVNRPEAVIVEDAGTYGGFIRREDVARLIARVEASRSRSG; this is translated from the coding sequence GTGAGCGAGCGGAGCTATCGCCTTGGATCGATCGCCGGCATCGAAATCCGCGTCCATGCATCGGCGCTATTTCTCTTCGGCGCACTCACCTGCGCCATATCGTATGGACTCCTGCCGCGCGTGGCGCCGCAGACCACGCCGGGGCAGGCCTTGGCGGTCGGCCTGCTCTTCACGGCGTTGCTCTTCGGGTCGGTGCTCGCACACGAGCTCGGCCACGCGATCGTCGCACAACGACGCGGCAAGGCGGTGGCGTGCGTCACCATGACTCTCTTGAGCGCTACCGCGCGCATCGCGCACACCGACGATCGCCCGGCTGACGATATCGCCATCGGCGCGGCCGGCCCGGCAGTCAGCACCGCGCTTGCGATCGTGTTTGGTCTTGGCGCATATGGCCTGACCAAGGCCGGCGGGCCCGCGGGCGATCTTCTCGGCTACCTCGCGCTCGCAAACGGTCTGCTTGGCGGGTTCAACTGGCTGCCCGGCCTCCCGATGGATGGCGGGCGCGTTGTGCGCGGCCTGCTCTGGCGCTTGTCGGGCAACGCGGTCAAAGCGACGCGCCAAGCCGCGATGGCGGGCAAAGCGATAGCGATTCTCCTTGGCGCGATCGGCTGCTGGGTTGCGCTTATCCAAGATCCCGCGATCGGCATCTGGGCGTGCGCGACAGCGTGGTTTCTCGGCGGTCTTGCGGACGGACAATACAAGACGATGATCGTTCGCATCGCTCTCGACGGCCTGTTAGTGCGAGACCTTTACGCAAAAGACGTAGAGGTGCTCCAGACGACCGCCACGGTCGAACAGGCCGCGGCTGCTTTGCGAGCCGCGGCACCATCGCGATCGTTGCCCGTGCTCTTCGGCGAGCGTCCGGCCGGCTGTGTGGGGGACGAAGAAGTCGCGACCGTTCCGCTTGATCGTGCGAGCGGAACGAGCATCACCGCGGTCATGACTCGCGTCGCGGACCTGGCGACGGTAGCGCCGGACGACGACGCCATGGCGCTGCTGCCGGCGCTTGCGGTCAACCGGCCGGAAGCCGTGATCGTCGAAGACGCTGGGACGTACGGCGGATTCATACGGCGTGAAGATGTCGCGCGCCTCATCGCTCGCGTGGAAGCGTCGCGATCGCGAAGCGGTTAG
- a CDS encoding response regulator, with product MPQPQSIVIIDDDVEIRALMELALAKPGRSVTCFGDGAEAAEFILSQPRVDCIVSDVRMAGLDGFGLLARIESDSNARGTPVIFVSADDAAPDRLGAGNTNVDFLRKPFDIAELRARVDAGALRRDEPSKDFRQHVAEAIAGAVPGASSVAVLVVAAGGDGSAHAALAALTRSCLRRSDVAGDLAPYVCAVLLDGLPQGGAKDVGMMIADRLRSQHAQSGARPRVGLAFTEGGATITVDRLLAAAQEAVATPEAHSTGFSMKRAVP from the coding sequence ATGCCCCAACCGCAAAGCATCGTCATCATCGACGACGACGTCGAGATCCGAGCCCTTATGGAGCTGGCGCTCGCCAAGCCTGGTCGCTCCGTGACCTGCTTCGGCGACGGAGCCGAGGCGGCGGAGTTCATCCTTTCCCAGCCGCGCGTCGACTGCATCGTGTCCGATGTCCGCATGGCCGGACTGGACGGATTTGGGCTGCTGGCACGGATCGAAAGCGACAGCAATGCCCGCGGCACGCCGGTGATTTTCGTCTCCGCGGACGACGCGGCGCCCGACCGTCTCGGCGCCGGAAACACCAACGTCGATTTTCTGCGCAAACCTTTCGACATCGCCGAGCTGCGCGCGCGTGTCGATGCCGGTGCGCTTCGCCGCGACGAGCCGAGCAAAGATTTTAGGCAGCACGTCGCGGAGGCGATAGCGGGCGCGGTGCCCGGTGCGTCGTCGGTCGCCGTTCTCGTCGTCGCCGCAGGCGGGGATGGCAGCGCGCACGCCGCGCTGGCTGCGCTGACGCGCTCGTGCCTGCGCCGCTCCGACGTCGCCGGGGATCTCGCGCCGTATGTGTGCGCCGTGCTCCTCGACGGTCTGCCTCAAGGCGGGGCCAAAGATGTCGGGATGATGATCGCCGATCGGCTGCGCTCGCAGCACGCGCAATCCGGCGCGCGGCCGCGAGTCGGTCTCGCCTTCACGGAGGGCGGCGCGACCATCACCGTCGATAGGCTGTTGGCCGCAGCGCAGGAGGCAGTTGCGACGCCTGAAGCGCATTCGACGGGCTTTTCCATGAAGCGCGCGGTGCCGTGA